The proteins below come from a single Zhouia spongiae genomic window:
- a CDS encoding SusC/RagA family TonB-linked outer membrane protein, translated as MCKKLLSLMVFVLLFSFQQLTAQNRTITGTVTDADDGSPLPGVNVILKGTTNGTSTDFDGNYTINDVPVNGTLVFSIIGYTSKEVPVNGLSSINVALVESAEQLGEVVVTALGIQKEQRALGYSLTEVGGDELSNVKQTNAINSLQGKVAGVNITQNSTGAAGSSRVIIRGNSTLTGNNQPLYVVDGIPIGNDNNGSAGLWGGNDGGDGVSSINPDDIESVSVLKGGSATALYGSRGGNGVIVITTKGGKEQQGFGVEYSSSVMFDQVNTSIQDFQTEYGQGTRARVPVSSLEAYELGLSSWGPRLDGSNVPQWDGEERPYSYVGNNVSKFYRTGTTFINTLALVGSSDNMNYRFSASNMDNDDIMPNSGMNRKTFSLNAGAVLGEKITTQVNAKYIVEDVMNRPRLSDAPGNANYTVALLPPNIDVRDMDPGANEDGSERGYSANVFSQNPYYAAYNFRNEDQRNRIIASASLRYDILEWLYVSGRVGTDHFTRKSVAVEPWGTAYKVLGGMNEQELRYSQIDADILIGAEKDLTEKLSFNGFFGANSNHIESETLILGGNDFIIPGFEDISNLATQTRSRTYSERKIGSLYGSLEFAWDDWAYLTLTGRNDWFSTLSFPGKTTPNDAFYPSITSSIILSDILDLPESIRFLKIRGGYSQVAGGGDIPYQLAPNDEFFGQGHLGQPLGRISGDNVPNANLVPWDKKEYEFGIDARFFDNRLSLDLALYKNETTNDLVQASTSVYTGYNTRSVNLGKLENKGVEFLVSGTPVRSENFSWTTSINGAFNESLISKTNNENQPVSLDEPRTQNVRIQHIVDERYGKIVGVSYVRDDAGNIVYDINADGVPIAREGGRIILGDGVPPWSLGWSNNFRFGDFNLNFLIDAKFGGQIFSGTNTIAYGAGLHKNTLEGRENGLEVTGIDNASGNSFTTTVAPEDLQTYWNEVNDIAEEFVEDADFIKFREMSLGYNLPGSILDKIFIKSANISFIARNLFYIKRSADNIDPESAYNVSNSQGLEYFGVPSTRSYGVSLNVKF; from the coding sequence ATGTGCAAAAAACTACTGTCCTTGATGGTGTTTGTGCTTCTGTTCTCATTTCAGCAACTGACAGCGCAAAACAGAACTATTACAGGTACTGTTACCGATGCAGATGATGGTTCGCCGTTGCCTGGGGTAAATGTGATCTTAAAGGGTACCACTAATGGTACTTCTACTGATTTTGATGGAAATTATACGATTAATGATGTTCCAGTTAACGGAACCCTTGTCTTTTCGATAATTGGATACACTTCTAAAGAAGTTCCGGTAAATGGCTTGTCGAGCATTAATGTTGCTTTAGTTGAAAGTGCCGAACAACTTGGAGAAGTTGTAGTAACGGCATTAGGTATTCAAAAGGAACAAAGAGCTTTAGGATATTCCTTGACCGAAGTTGGAGGTGATGAGCTTTCTAATGTAAAACAAACTAATGCTATCAATTCTCTTCAGGGAAAAGTTGCGGGTGTTAATATCACTCAAAATTCAACAGGTGCTGCCGGATCGAGTAGGGTTATTATTCGTGGTAACAGTACGTTAACAGGGAATAATCAACCCCTGTATGTAGTGGATGGTATTCCTATCGGTAATGACAATAATGGATCTGCCGGTCTTTGGGGTGGTAATGACGGGGGAGATGGTGTTTCTAGTATAAATCCCGATGATATTGAATCGGTTAGTGTATTGAAAGGAGGTTCTGCTACAGCACTATATGGATCAAGAGGGGGAAATGGTGTGATTGTTATTACCACTAAAGGAGGTAAAGAGCAACAAGGATTTGGAGTTGAATATAGTAGTTCGGTAATGTTTGACCAGGTAAATACGTCAATTCAGGATTTTCAAACGGAATATGGGCAAGGTACCCGTGCAAGGGTTCCTGTTAGTTCTCTTGAGGCATATGAACTGGGGCTTAGTTCTTGGGGGCCAAGGTTAGACGGCTCAAATGTTCCACAATGGGATGGTGAAGAAAGACCATATTCTTATGTGGGTAATAATGTAAGTAAGTTTTATCGTACTGGAACAACATTCATTAATACATTAGCTCTGGTGGGAAGTTCAGATAATATGAATTATCGGTTTTCAGCTTCCAATATGGATAATGATGATATAATGCCTAATTCAGGAATGAATAGAAAAACTTTTTCACTGAATGCAGGTGCCGTACTAGGAGAAAAAATAACCACTCAGGTCAATGCCAAGTATATAGTAGAAGATGTAATGAACAGGCCGCGATTATCTGATGCCCCGGGTAATGCAAACTACACAGTAGCTTTGCTTCCTCCTAACATAGATGTAAGAGATATGGATCCTGGGGCAAATGAAGATGGGTCAGAAAGAGGGTATTCGGCTAATGTATTTTCTCAGAACCCATATTATGCGGCTTATAATTTCAGGAATGAGGATCAAAGAAATAGAATAATAGCTTCTGCATCCCTTCGGTATGATATTTTAGAATGGCTATATGTGTCCGGACGAGTAGGAACAGACCACTTTACAAGAAAATCTGTTGCAGTAGAACCATGGGGAACAGCATATAAAGTACTGGGAGGAATGAATGAGCAGGAATTGCGATATAGTCAGATAGATGCAGATATATTGATCGGTGCTGAAAAGGATTTAACAGAAAAGCTGAGTTTTAATGGCTTTTTTGGAGCTAACAGTAATCATATTGAATCTGAAACTTTAATCTTAGGAGGGAATGATTTTATTATTCCTGGATTTGAGGATATTTCTAACCTGGCTACTCAAACCAGAAGCAGAACATACAGTGAGCGTAAAATAGGGTCGCTGTACGGGTCATTAGAATTTGCGTGGGACGATTGGGCTTATTTAACCCTTACCGGAAGAAATGACTGGTTTTCTACGTTGTCTTTTCCCGGAAAGACAACACCTAATGATGCTTTTTATCCATCGATAACGAGCAGTATTATCTTGTCAGATATACTGGATCTCCCTGAAAGTATAAGATTCCTGAAAATAAGAGGTGGTTATTCTCAAGTTGCAGGAGGTGGAGATATTCCTTATCAATTAGCTCCTAACGATGAATTCTTTGGGCAGGGACATCTTGGACAACCTCTAGGTAGAATTAGTGGAGATAATGTGCCAAACGCTAATTTGGTGCCATGGGATAAAAAAGAATATGAATTTGGTATTGATGCAAGGTTCTTTGATAACAGATTAAGCTTGGATTTAGCACTGTATAAAAATGAGACTACCAATGATTTAGTGCAAGCTTCTACTTCTGTATATACCGGTTATAATACAAGATCGGTGAATTTAGGGAAACTGGAAAATAAAGGGGTGGAATTTTTAGTATCCGGAACTCCGGTCCGTTCTGAAAATTTTAGTTGGACAACAAGTATTAACGGAGCTTTTAATGAAAGTTTAATTTCTAAAACCAATAATGAAAATCAACCGGTAAGTCTTGATGAGCCAAGAACCCAGAACGTGCGAATTCAGCATATTGTAGATGAAAGATATGGTAAAATTGTAGGGGTTTCTTATGTGAGAGACGACGCTGGTAATATTGTATACGATATTAACGCTGATGGGGTTCCAATTGCAAGAGAGGGAGGTAGAATAATTTTAGGAGATGGAGTGCCACCTTGGAGTTTAGGTTGGTCAAATAATTTTAGATTTGGTGATTTTAATCTTAACTTTTTAATTGATGCCAAGTTTGGAGGGCAGATATTTTCTGGGACAAACACAATTGCTTATGGAGCAGGGTTGCATAAAAACACATTGGAAGGGAGAGAAAATGGTTTAGAAGTAACAGGAATTGATAATGCTTCTGGTAATTCTTTTACTACTACTGTTGCTCCGGAAGATCTGCAAACATACTGGAATGAGGTGAATGATATTGCAGAAGAATTTGTAGAAGATGCTGATTTTATCAAGTTCAGGGAAATGAGTTTAGGCTATAATTTGCCGGGAAGCATTTTGGATAAAATATTCATCAAGAGTGCAAACATATCATTTATAGCTCGAAATTTATTTTATATAAAAAGAAGTGCAGATAATATAGATCCTGAAAGTGCTTATAATGTGAGCAATTCACAAGGTTTAGAATATTTCGGTGTGCCATCAACAAGAAGTTATGGAGTAAGTTTAAATGTTAAATTCTAA
- a CDS encoding SusD/RagB family nutrient-binding outer membrane lipoprotein, whose amino-acid sequence MKKIYKMSLLACMMILAIGCDREDFADLNTNPSDVSEPDIRFLVAKTVELMYNNDYTVWFYNNFDYVYPWSQITGEGVGNGEEVVEMGPFGNQSLYPALMANARDVQFKVDEMEDRASMQAMRAMTIPSVIHTYLSVSDNMGYLPYTEAGLAAYTTPALLRPVYDSQETLFNTWLQELDQAIVAFTSSDQTDIGEQDVVFNGDYAKWAKFCNLLKLRIAARLINKDRAKALQIAEQVANSSVGYMDNLADDFIYRRDINYFGTGNGTQPGVGGKNLVDFLVANKDPRVRFLFDKNDFNGEVVQTFIDNGKALPAYVEQYVEYDVDGNFAGWTGPGEPWVRYFGAPLSPDKRFDSAYDEYFRQGELNRITLSVDGNTYEKTYSSTSSYLEKNVRTGINYIYPTTVGPDARYIDQGVEYPPLNVLLGSSAEANLYLAEFKLLGANVPGDAQQYFNRGVELSVQRMDALAANNDHPYYEADPVYEDGAMAEAGATKLRAGEVTDLLSQPAYDLSTDGLEKVYIQQLINFAITPGDVFTLTRRSGIPKTGSAYFPREALLASGTELVIPRRFTIGTPTEDNANYENYVNAIQEQGFSTGTNNPSTLNTERIWFDKENPNYGVGPNN is encoded by the coding sequence ATGAAAAAAATATATAAAATGTCACTGTTGGCCTGTATGATGATACTGGCAATAGGATGTGATAGAGAAGATTTTGCAGATCTTAATACCAACCCTTCGGATGTGTCTGAACCTGATATCAGATTTTTGGTAGCTAAAACTGTTGAGTTGATGTATAATAATGATTATACTGTTTGGTTCTACAATAATTTTGACTATGTATATCCATGGAGTCAGATTACCGGAGAGGGTGTTGGAAATGGTGAAGAGGTGGTTGAGATGGGACCCTTTGGGAATCAGTCACTTTATCCGGCGCTAATGGCGAATGCAAGAGATGTTCAGTTTAAAGTTGATGAGATGGAAGATAGAGCGTCAATGCAGGCTATGAGAGCTATGACAATACCTTCGGTAATACATACATATCTTTCGGTGTCTGATAATATGGGCTATTTGCCGTACACAGAAGCTGGTTTAGCAGCTTACACTACCCCGGCTTTATTAAGACCTGTTTATGATAGCCAGGAAACACTTTTTAATACTTGGTTACAGGAGTTGGATCAGGCTATTGTAGCATTTACATCATCTGATCAAACAGACATTGGAGAACAAGATGTTGTGTTTAACGGAGATTATGCGAAGTGGGCTAAATTTTGTAATCTTTTGAAATTAAGAATTGCGGCCAGGCTGATTAATAAGGATAGAGCAAAGGCGTTACAGATTGCCGAACAAGTTGCAAATTCTTCAGTAGGTTATATGGATAATTTAGCAGATGATTTTATCTACAGGAGAGATATCAATTATTTTGGTACAGGGAACGGAACACAGCCTGGTGTGGGTGGTAAGAATCTTGTAGATTTCTTGGTAGCTAATAAAGATCCGCGTGTACGTTTTTTATTTGATAAAAATGATTTTAATGGCGAAGTTGTTCAGACTTTTATAGATAACGGAAAAGCATTGCCTGCTTATGTGGAGCAATATGTAGAATATGATGTTGATGGAAATTTTGCAGGTTGGACAGGTCCGGGAGAGCCTTGGGTAAGATATTTTGGAGCTCCGTTATCTCCTGACAAAAGGTTTGACTCTGCATATGATGAATATTTTAGACAGGGTGAGTTAAATAGGATTACTTTGAGTGTAGATGGTAATACTTATGAGAAGACCTATTCATCCACTTCAAGTTATCTCGAAAAAAATGTGAGAACTGGAATTAACTACATATACCCTACTACGGTTGGGCCAGATGCTAGATATATAGATCAAGGAGTAGAGTATCCGCCATTAAATGTTTTATTAGGCTCTTCTGCAGAGGCAAACTTATACCTTGCTGAATTTAAGTTGCTTGGTGCAAATGTTCCTGGTGATGCGCAGCAATATTTTAACAGGGGTGTTGAGCTTTCTGTACAGCGAATGGACGCTCTAGCAGCAAATAATGACCATCCTTATTATGAAGCTGATCCTGTTTATGAAGATGGGGCAATGGCTGAGGCAGGAGCTACTAAATTAAGAGCTGGAGAGGTGACTGACTTATTGTCACAGCCAGCTTATGACCTAAGTACAGATGGATTAGAAAAGGTGTATATTCAACAGTTGATTAACTTTGCTATTACTCCGGGGGATGTGTTTACATTAACCCGACGTTCAGGAATTCCTAAAACAGGTAGTGCGTATTTCCCGAGAGAAGCTTTATTGGCATCAGGAACGGAGTTGGTTATACCTCGTCGTTTCACAATAGGAACGCCAACTGAGGATAATGCTAACTACGAAAACTACGTTAACGCAATTCAGGAGCAAGGTTTTTCTACAGGTACGAACAATCCTTCAACTTTAAATACTGAAAGGATATGGTTTGATAAGGAAAACCCTAATTATGGTGTTGGGCCAAACAACTAG
- a CDS encoding SusC/RagA family TonB-linked outer membrane protein, giving the protein MCKKLLTFMVFMCFLSGQAIWAQNKTVTGTVTGSDGVPLPGVTVMVKGTSTGTSTDFDGNYSLAAPSDGVLVFSYVGFTTQEVSVAGRANVSVSLMEDTQQLDEVVVTALGIKRETKKLGYAMTEVKGEELAKTNTVNPVQALQGQAAGVSIGASDGGLFGNSKIQIRGVSALNSNNNQPIFVIDGVILENGVSNASADWNADSNDFGNILKNLNPDDYKSVSVLKGAAATALYGSRGLNGVILIETKDGSASRGIGVSVKQSVGMDVVYNQPDIQYEFGPGALAGYTDYGDTDAGGNYYRFSTDQFYTNDDGVATIIGHPWGWAGYGPRFDGRPMVDYDGNVTTYSPQRDNLLDAYDTGYNTNTSISMSGGHENGNFYLSYSRNERTGTLANNSFNRDAMMFRGAHELTDWLRADASISYTMSKSRNPRNDISQFFFDGTWNNTYNTSKYRQRQYWQANHGGVPSSNFNDENAFAPNRSLWFAYGMNDNIRREEVVRPIVRLTANVNDWMTITAEGNMNAYHVRSEIKNLGQGYQNEGGYYELRHDRDISKTGKLTVNFQKELSDSFSGQLLLGGEIWDQEKSYNRSYTDGGLIVPGKYFITNSKRTPRTEARILGTKQISSLYFLSSFDYKDQVFLDITGRNDWSSALVYTNGEGNYSYFYPSVSTSWLFTETFDTPDWFSFGKLRASWAQVGSDTDPYTLNRAYDLGTYDMGGSFAYTNSVNTTAIDKSIEPERKNSYEIGADLRFFDNRFGIDFAYYNEEITNQIGGIPIPAESGFGTLFTNIGTLSNYGVELTLTGTPVKTKDFEWNTTFNYWNNTTKIKEMHEDLGEFKRLGGDIGYGNFRVGSVAFEGGEYGVLMSDSKPKTWQSDDANDPRNGMPVFVWSDSRRGAYYERSYEVEEVGKIQPDFEGSLNNTFRYKGLTLSVLLDARYGGHIASYSNRYGTAYGWLDTSLRGRTPEYGGMSWTSQYSDSQGQQFSDGIIPEGVFAEGQTVTAPNGNTVDVGGMTYQEAYEAGHVEPTHASFYNYFTNSWGQGVVNDDWFNEVKYIALRNISLGYNLPRNISEKIGARNFYVGVNARNLGYLYNSLPNNLNPESFRGTSSTESYRERGFVPYTASYTMTIAIDF; this is encoded by the coding sequence ATGTGTAAAAAGCTACTAACCTTTATGGTGTTTATGTGCTTCTTGTCTGGTCAGGCAATTTGGGCGCAGAACAAAACAGTTACAGGTACAGTTACCGGATCTGATGGAGTTCCCCTGCCGGGAGTTACTGTCATGGTAAAAGGAACTAGTACCGGAACTTCAACTGATTTTGACGGGAATTACTCATTAGCAGCTCCTTCAGACGGAGTGCTGGTTTTTTCTTATGTTGGTTTTACAACGCAAGAAGTTTCAGTTGCTGGGAGAGCAAATGTAAGTGTTTCCTTGATGGAAGATACACAGCAACTAGATGAGGTTGTGGTAACCGCTTTAGGGATTAAAAGAGAAACCAAAAAGCTGGGTTATGCTATGACTGAAGTCAAAGGAGAAGAGTTAGCAAAGACTAACACGGTTAACCCTGTGCAGGCGTTACAAGGGCAGGCAGCAGGTGTGAGTATTGGAGCTTCTGATGGAGGTCTTTTTGGTAATTCAAAAATTCAGATCAGAGGAGTTTCTGCCTTGAACTCTAATAATAACCAGCCGATATTTGTTATTGATGGTGTTATTCTAGAAAATGGTGTTTCTAATGCCAGTGCTGACTGGAATGCTGATTCTAATGATTTTGGTAACATTCTTAAAAACTTAAACCCTGATGACTATAAAAGTGTTTCAGTATTAAAAGGTGCCGCCGCAACAGCGCTTTATGGATCAAGAGGTCTGAATGGGGTTATTTTGATTGAAACCAAAGACGGTTCAGCTTCAAGAGGAATCGGTGTTTCAGTAAAACAATCTGTAGGTATGGATGTTGTATACAATCAGCCGGATATTCAATATGAATTTGGTCCGGGTGCGTTAGCCGGTTATACGGATTATGGTGATACTGACGCTGGTGGCAACTACTACAGGTTTTCGACAGACCAATTTTATACCAATGACGATGGAGTTGCAACGATTATAGGTCATCCTTGGGGGTGGGCTGGTTACGGTCCTCGTTTTGATGGAAGGCCAATGGTTGACTATGACGGGAATGTAACAACTTACAGTCCTCAGCGAGACAACTTATTGGATGCTTATGATACTGGGTATAATACCAATACCTCTATTTCGATGAGTGGCGGTCATGAAAACGGAAATTTTTATCTTTCTTATTCCAGGAACGAAAGAACCGGTACATTGGCAAACAATTCTTTTAATAGAGACGCGATGATGTTTAGAGGGGCGCATGAATTAACAGATTGGTTAAGAGCAGACGCTTCAATTTCTTATACAATGTCTAAGTCGAGAAATCCTAGAAATGATATTTCCCAATTTTTCTTTGATGGTACTTGGAATAATACATATAACACAAGTAAATATAGACAGCGCCAATATTGGCAAGCAAATCATGGTGGGGTACCAAGCTCAAACTTTAATGATGAAAATGCTTTTGCTCCTAACAGGAGTTTATGGTTTGCATACGGAATGAATGATAACATCCGTAGAGAAGAAGTAGTTCGTCCAATAGTTCGACTTACCGCTAATGTTAATGATTGGATGACAATTACTGCAGAAGGTAATATGAATGCTTATCATGTGCGTAGTGAAATTAAAAATTTAGGACAGGGATATCAAAATGAAGGAGGTTATTATGAGCTTCGTCATGACAGAGATATAAGCAAGACCGGGAAATTGACCGTTAATTTTCAAAAAGAATTGAGTGATAGTTTCTCAGGACAATTGTTGTTAGGTGGGGAAATCTGGGATCAGGAAAAGTCATACAACAGGTCCTATACTGATGGAGGGCTTATTGTTCCGGGTAAATATTTTATAACCAACTCTAAAAGAACTCCGCGAACAGAAGCGAGAATTTTAGGTACCAAGCAGATTAGTTCGCTTTATTTCTTGTCTAGTTTTGATTATAAAGATCAGGTGTTCCTAGATATTACGGGAAGAAATGACTGGTCTTCTGCATTGGTGTATACTAATGGTGAGGGTAACTATTCATATTTCTACCCTTCAGTTAGTACTTCCTGGTTGTTTACTGAAACATTCGATACTCCGGATTGGTTTTCATTTGGTAAGTTAAGGGCTTCCTGGGCGCAGGTAGGTAGTGATACTGATCCTTATACTTTAAACAGAGCTTACGATTTAGGTACATATGATATGGGTGGATCTTTCGCTTATACTAATTCGGTTAATACCACTGCTATTGATAAATCAATTGAGCCGGAAAGAAAAAATTCGTATGAAATAGGAGCTGATTTAAGATTCTTTGATAACCGATTTGGGATAGACTTTGCTTATTATAATGAAGAAATTACCAATCAGATTGGTGGTATTCCGATCCCTGCCGAATCAGGGTTTGGAACGTTGTTTACCAATATTGGTACATTATCAAATTATGGTGTTGAATTGACCCTTACGGGAACGCCTGTAAAAACTAAAGATTTTGAATGGAATACAACTTTTAATTATTGGAATAATACTACCAAGATAAAAGAGATGCATGAAGATCTTGGGGAGTTTAAAAGACTAGGGGGAGATATCGGATATGGTAATTTCCGAGTAGGGTCTGTAGCCTTTGAAGGAGGTGAATATGGAGTTTTGATGAGTGATAGTAAGCCTAAAACATGGCAGTCTGATGATGCTAATGATCCAAGAAATGGAATGCCTGTTTTTGTTTGGAGTGATTCCAGAAGAGGTGCTTATTACGAAAGAAGTTACGAGGTAGAAGAAGTTGGTAAAATTCAACCTGACTTTGAAGGATCGCTAAATAATACCTTTAGGTATAAAGGTTTAACATTGTCTGTATTGCTGGATGCCCGTTATGGTGGTCATATTGCTTCGTATTCTAATAGATATGGTACTGCCTATGGGTGGTTGGATACTTCGTTAAGAGGGCGTACACCTGAATATGGAGGAATGTCTTGGACATCACAATATTCAGATAGTCAAGGACAACAATTCAGTGACGGAATAATCCCTGAAGGGGTGTTTGCAGAAGGGCAGACTGTTACAGCACCTAATGGAAATACTGTTGATGTAGGAGGAATGACTTATCAGGAGGCTTACGAGGCTGGTCATGTAGAGCCAACACATGCAAGTTTTTATAATTACTTCACAAACTCATGGGGGCAGGGAGTAGTCAATGATGACTGGTTTAACGAGGTGAAATATATAGCGCTTAGAAATATCTCATTAGGTTATAATTTACCAAGAAACATTAGTGAGAAAATAGGTGCCAGAAATTTTTATGTAGGCGTTAACGCAAGAAATTTAGGATATTTATACAATTCTTTGCCAAATAATCTTAATCCTGAAAGTTTTAGAGGTACTTCTAGTACAGAGTCATATAGAGAGAGAGGATTTGTTCCGTATACGGCTTCTTATACTATGACAATAGCAATTGATTTTTAA
- a CDS encoding alpha-L-fucosidase: MMKITKLFVLFLVLLGMQLGIAQAVYEDERYVPETDPAVLEKLDEWQDLKFGLLMHWGAYSQWGIVESWSLCPEEYGWCERKKGSNPENYFAYKQEYEDLQKTFNPVKFNPEKWAKAAKDAGMKYVVFTTKHHDGFSMFDSKYTDYKISGKNSPFASNPRSNVAKEVFEAFRAQNMWAGAYFSKPDWHSEYYWDPYFPPKDRNVNYDPKSYPEKWNSFVDFTHNQILELLTDYGDIDILWLDGGWVAKTPKSEITSWYDHQLKNDETGYVKHRIIDQDIKMDELVEKAREKQPGLIVVDRAVHGKNQNYLTPENRVPEKPLPYPWESCIISGGGWSWSPNAKYMSGREAVHMLVDIVAKGGNLLLNVAPNPQGEWDQGAYDLLEEIGAWMDINSEAIYGTKPMAPYKFDNICLTTKEDGSVYLIYLVGEDQNEIPTTIDVPFVLKNKAKAKILGVNAKCQIIKTKKGAKIMIPERTTEKLKSSISFVLRIK; this comes from the coding sequence ATGATGAAAATTACAAAACTCTTTGTGTTGTTTTTGGTGTTGCTCGGTATGCAGTTGGGTATTGCCCAGGCTGTTTATGAGGATGAGCGTTATGTGCCCGAAACAGATCCGGCAGTATTAGAAAAATTAGATGAATGGCAAGATCTTAAATTTGGACTGTTAATGCACTGGGGTGCGTATAGTCAATGGGGTATTGTAGAATCCTGGTCATTGTGTCCGGAAGAATATGGTTGGTGTGAACGCAAAAAAGGTTCGAATCCGGAAAACTATTTTGCTTATAAACAAGAATACGAAGACCTTCAAAAGACATTTAATCCTGTGAAGTTTAATCCTGAAAAGTGGGCGAAAGCTGCCAAAGATGCAGGAATGAAATACGTGGTATTTACTACGAAGCATCACGATGGATTTTCAATGTTCGATTCAAAATATACAGATTATAAGATATCTGGAAAAAATTCTCCGTTTGCATCGAACCCCCGATCTAATGTGGCAAAAGAAGTCTTTGAAGCATTCAGGGCACAAAATATGTGGGCAGGAGCTTACTTCTCTAAACCTGATTGGCATTCGGAGTATTATTGGGACCCTTATTTCCCTCCAAAAGATAGAAATGTGAATTACGATCCAAAATCATATCCTGAGAAATGGAATAGTTTTGTCGATTTTACACACAACCAAATCCTTGAGCTTTTAACAGATTATGGCGATATAGATATTTTGTGGTTAGATGGCGGATGGGTTGCCAAGACACCAAAGTCTGAGATCACAAGCTGGTATGATCATCAGTTAAAAAATGACGAAACCGGTTATGTCAAGCACCGTATCATCGATCAGGACATCAAAATGGATGAGCTGGTAGAAAAAGCTCGTGAAAAACAACCTGGATTGATTGTAGTAGACAGGGCGGTTCATGGCAAAAATCAAAATTATTTAACTCCTGAGAACAGAGTTCCTGAGAAGCCATTACCGTACCCTTGGGAATCATGTATTATTTCCGGAGGTGGATGGTCCTGGAGTCCAAACGCCAAATATATGTCGGGAAGAGAAGCCGTTCATATGTTGGTGGATATCGTGGCTAAGGGAGGAAATCTATTGCTTAATGTGGCTCCAAACCCGCAAGGAGAGTGGGATCAGGGAGCGTATGACCTTTTAGAGGAAATTGGAGCATGGATGGATATTAACAGCGAAGCCATTTATGGAACAAAACCGATGGCGCCATATAAATTTGATAATATATGTTTAACCACCAAAGAAGACGGATCAGTTTATCTGATATATCTCGTAGGAGAAGATCAGAATGAAATTCCTACAACGATTGACGTACCGTTTGTGTTGAAAAATAAAGCAAAAGCTAAAATATTAGGAGTTAACGCCAAATGTCAAATTATTAAGACTAAGAAAGGGGCCAAGATTATGATTCCTGAGCGTACTACAGAAAAATTAAAGAGTAGTATTTCTTTTGTTCTTAGGATTAAGTAA